The following are from one region of the Microbacterium sp. cx-55 genome:
- a CDS encoding DUF4245 family protein: MARSDRVVAELGRPETPDETAARKAESSRIYRSSQTFRNLIAALIATLVVVAMVFFGVPRGTPVAPDPIDVAEVAQRISAAYERPVIVPDVPDDWSVNAAQLEGDDVSAFTIVYAFGDTNGLRVAQAFDPDPAWASRTLSGETPDGTDTIDGITWDRYEISNPSRAGNISLALATSAGSDQILIYGNTDADTAASVASSLTDQITALREESP; encoded by the coding sequence ATGGCACGTTCCGACCGGGTGGTCGCAGAGCTCGGTCGTCCCGAGACACCCGATGAGACCGCGGCGCGCAAGGCCGAGTCATCTCGCATCTACCGGTCCAGCCAGACCTTCCGGAACCTCATCGCCGCCCTGATCGCGACGCTCGTCGTGGTCGCCATGGTCTTCTTCGGCGTGCCGCGCGGCACGCCGGTCGCGCCGGACCCGATCGATGTGGCCGAGGTCGCGCAGCGCATCTCCGCCGCCTACGAGCGTCCCGTCATCGTCCCCGACGTTCCCGACGACTGGAGTGTCAACGCCGCGCAGCTCGAGGGCGACGACGTGTCGGCCTTCACGATCGTCTACGCGTTCGGCGACACGAACGGTCTGCGCGTCGCGCAGGCCTTCGACCCCGACCCCGCGTGGGCCTCGCGCACGCTCTCCGGTGAGACGCCGGACGGCACCGACACGATCGACGGCATCACCTGGGACCGCTACGAGATCAGCAACCCGTCGCGCGCGGGCAACATCTCCCTCGCCCTCGCGACGAGCGCCGGTTCCGATCAGATCCTGATCTACGGCAACACGGATGCCGACACCGCCGCATCCGTCGCGTCGTCCCTCACCGACCAGATCACCGCACTGCGCGAGGAGTCACCGTGA
- a CDS encoding exodeoxyribonuclease VII small subunit, giving the protein MSVPEESAVADVSTLSFEQARDELVTVVAELEQGAPTLEHSLALWERGEALAARCEEWLLGAKRRLDAARNVAEGDA; this is encoded by the coding sequence ATGTCCGTCCCGGAGGAGAGCGCCGTCGCCGACGTCTCGACCCTCTCGTTCGAGCAGGCCCGCGACGAACTGGTCACGGTCGTCGCCGAACTCGAGCAGGGCGCGCCGACTCTCGAACACTCGCTCGCCCTGTGGGAACGGGGCGAGGCCCTCGCCGCACGCTGCGAGGAATGGCTGCTCGGCGCGAAGCGGCGCCTCGACGCGGCACGAAATGTCGCCGAGGGCGACGCCTGA
- the xseA gene encoding exodeoxyribonuclease VII large subunit: MTRFAPDPIPGQAPSPDSVHPREATKDAPTSVARFNETIRAFISGWGSVWVEGEITSWNVRGGNVYGRLKDLEADSSVSFRLWSSTLQRLPDDLKVGDRVIASVKADYFVKTGDFSVLVATMRHTGLGDQLEKLEKLRATLRAEGLFSAARKKPLPFLPQVVGLITGERSDAEKDVHRNAELRWPQVAFRTVHAAVQGDRCVPETIAALQQLDADPEVDVIIIARGGGDPQHLLGFSDERLLRAVAAATTPVVSAIGHENDHPLLDDVADLRASTPTDAAKRVVPDVNEQRALVRQLRSRLGSRLALRISHDIAQLEQLRSRPVLRAPEGAIERRAHEVELLAGRGRSILDRRTTRGAREVTELRASLRALSPGATLARGYAIAHVPGGVIVRDAAQAPDGTEVVVTVGRGSFAARSAGEIAETASGERPTPA, encoded by the coding sequence ATGACGCGGTTCGCACCGGATCCGATTCCCGGGCAGGCTCCCTCCCCCGACTCCGTGCATCCGCGCGAAGCGACCAAAGACGCCCCGACGTCCGTCGCCCGCTTCAACGAGACCATCCGCGCGTTCATCTCCGGATGGGGCTCGGTGTGGGTCGAGGGCGAGATCACGTCGTGGAACGTGCGCGGCGGAAACGTGTACGGCCGCCTGAAAGACCTCGAGGCCGATTCGAGCGTCAGCTTCCGGTTGTGGTCGTCGACGCTGCAGCGCCTTCCCGACGATCTGAAGGTGGGCGACCGGGTCATCGCGAGCGTCAAAGCCGACTACTTCGTCAAGACCGGCGACTTCAGCGTTCTCGTCGCGACGATGCGACACACGGGCCTCGGCGACCAGCTGGAGAAGCTCGAGAAGCTGCGCGCGACGCTCCGAGCCGAGGGGCTCTTCTCCGCCGCCCGGAAGAAGCCGCTGCCGTTCCTTCCGCAGGTCGTGGGTCTCATCACGGGCGAGCGATCGGATGCGGAGAAAGACGTGCACCGCAACGCCGAGCTCCGCTGGCCCCAGGTGGCGTTCCGCACAGTGCACGCCGCCGTGCAGGGCGACCGCTGCGTGCCCGAGACGATCGCCGCCCTCCAGCAGCTGGACGCCGACCCCGAAGTCGATGTCATCATCATCGCCCGCGGCGGCGGCGACCCGCAGCACCTGCTCGGCTTCAGCGACGAACGTCTGCTGCGCGCCGTCGCTGCCGCCACGACGCCGGTGGTCTCGGCGATCGGCCACGAGAACGACCATCCACTGCTCGATGACGTCGCCGACCTCCGCGCGTCGACGCCGACGGATGCGGCCAAGCGCGTCGTGCCCGATGTGAACGAGCAGCGGGCCCTGGTGCGCCAGCTGCGGTCGCGACTCGGGTCCCGCCTGGCGCTTCGCATCTCGCACGACATCGCCCAGCTCGAACAGCTGCGCTCCCGCCCGGTGCTCCGCGCTCCGGAGGGGGCGATCGAGCGCCGTGCGCACGAGGTCGAGCTGCTCGCCGGGCGGGGCCGCAGCATCCTGGACCGGCGCACTACCCGCGGCGCGCGCGAGGTGACGGAGCTCCGTGCATCGCTGCGCGCACTGTCGCCGGGGGCGACACTCGCACGCGGCTACGCGATCGCCCATGTGCCGGGCGGCGTCATCGTGCGCGACGCCGCGCAGGCACCCGATGGCACCGAGGTGGTCGTCACCGTGGGGCGCGGCTCGTTCGCGGCTCGATCGGCCGGCGAGATCGCCGAAACGGCGTCCGGCGAACGTCCGACGCCCGCCTAG